The following coding sequences lie in one Streptomyces venezuelae genomic window:
- a CDS encoding NarK family nitrate/nitrite MFS transporter — protein sequence MRSPAAQKAPTAPTATSYDPGQYRPGKTITDWEPENELFWKSTGKKVAARNLWIAVPALLVAFVVWQVWSVTATNLKDVGFGFSTSQLFWLTAVPGLTGGTARIFYTFLGPMIGQRRFTALSTVVLVVPLIWLGIAVQNPDTSYGVMIAIAALCGIGGANFASSLANIGFFFPKKDKGNATGINGGLGNLGVSVVQLLTPIVITSSVVAVGSAQHKADGTAVWLQNAAFLWVPVLVILAVVAWFGQNDLKVASTPFSQQKIIFKRKHNWLMTWLYVGTFGSFIGFAAALPMLIKTTFTPIDAAYSAATYAWMGPAVGALARWAGGWIADKIGGARVTIISFVGMALSIIGVINFLPSGGDDGNFWGFFACFLIAFFFSGIGNGSTFRQIPVIFRNQHLKGLSEGTPEYAKALKQAEMEAGAVTGFTSAIAAYGFFFIPAMFANFAVTSAMWGFVAFYVSCIAVAWWFYARKGAESPS from the coding sequence ATGAGATCGCCTGCCGCCCAAAAAGCGCCCACCGCGCCCACGGCCACGTCGTACGACCCCGGCCAGTACCGGCCCGGCAAGACCATCACCGACTGGGAGCCGGAGAACGAACTCTTCTGGAAGTCCACCGGCAAGAAGGTCGCCGCCCGCAACCTGTGGATCGCGGTCCCCGCCCTGCTGGTGGCGTTCGTGGTCTGGCAGGTGTGGTCGGTGACGGCGACCAACCTCAAGGATGTCGGCTTCGGTTTCTCCACCTCCCAGCTGTTCTGGCTGACGGCGGTCCCGGGCCTGACGGGCGGCACGGCCCGGATCTTCTACACCTTCCTCGGCCCGATGATCGGCCAGCGCCGCTTCACCGCACTGTCCACCGTCGTCCTGGTCGTCCCGCTGATCTGGCTCGGCATCGCGGTCCAGAACCCCGACACCTCGTACGGCGTGATGATCGCCATCGCGGCCCTCTGCGGAATCGGCGGCGCCAACTTCGCCTCGTCGCTCGCCAACATCGGCTTCTTCTTCCCGAAGAAGGACAAGGGCAACGCGACCGGCATCAACGGCGGCCTCGGCAACCTCGGTGTCTCCGTCGTCCAGCTGCTCACCCCGATCGTCATCACCAGCTCGGTCGTCGCGGTCGGCTCGGCCCAGCACAAGGCCGACGGCACGGCGGTCTGGCTGCAGAACGCGGCGTTCCTGTGGGTGCCCGTCCTGGTGATCCTGGCCGTCGTCGCCTGGTTCGGCCAGAACGACCTCAAGGTCGCGTCGACCCCCTTCAGCCAGCAGAAGATCATCTTCAAGCGCAAGCACAACTGGCTGATGACCTGGCTCTACGTCGGTACGTTCGGTTCCTTCATCGGCTTCGCCGCCGCCCTGCCGATGCTCATCAAGACCACGTTCACCCCGATCGACGCGGCCTACTCCGCGGCCACGTACGCCTGGATGGGCCCGGCCGTGGGTGCGCTCGCCCGCTGGGCCGGCGGCTGGATCGCCGACAAGATCGGTGGCGCGAGGGTCACGATCATCTCGTTCGTCGGCATGGCGCTCTCGATCATCGGCGTCATCAACTTCCTGCCCTCCGGCGGCGACGACGGCAACTTCTGGGGCTTCTTCGCCTGCTTCCTGATCGCGTTCTTCTTCTCGGGCATCGGCAACGGTTCCACGTTCCGGCAGATCCCGGTGATCTTCCGCAACCAGCACCTGAAAGGCCTGTCCGAGGGCACGCCCGAGTACGCGAAGGCGCTGAAGCAGGCGGAGATGGAGGCGGGCGCCGTCACCGGCTTCACGTCCGCCATCGCGGCGTACGGGTTCTTCTTCATCCCGGCGATGTTCGCCAACTTCGCGGTCACCAGCGCGATGTGGGGCTTCGTGGCCTTCTACGTCAGCTGCATCGCGGTCGCCTGGTGGTTCTACGCCCGCAAGGGCGCCGAGTCGCCGAGCTGA
- the pflB gene encoding formate C-acetyltransferase, whose protein sequence is MTATPAETTVNGGAWDGFKGGLWRDAIDVRDFVQQNYTPYEGDGSFLAGPTERTTGVWQKLLSIFPTEIERGIYDVDVKTPSRIDAFGPGYVDGTAADHKDLIVGLQTDAPLRRAIMPNGGWRMVEGALNAYGYEADPEVRDIYTHLRKTHNEGVFDAYTPEIRACRSSGIITGLPDAYGRGRIIGDYRRVALYGVDHLIAAKEADKAALGEEWATEDVIRGREEVSEQIKALNELKAMAMSYGHDIAKPATTGREAVQWLYFAYLAAVKEQNGAAMSIGRIDNFLDIYLQRDIEAGRITEEEAQELIDDFVIKLRIVRFLRTPEYNEGFSGDPTWVTWSMAGIGEDGRPLVSRTTFRALQTLYNLGPAPEPNLTVFWSQRLPQGFKEFASRVAIDTSAIQFESDELMRPKYGDDTAIACCVSAMAVGKQMQFFGARVNVAKALLYAINGGRDEKSGKTVVQGFTPIEGEYLDYATVVKQYDAMLDWLAKTYVHALNVIHYMHDKYAYERIEMALHDQEILRTMACGIAGLSVAADSLSAIKHAKVKVVRDETGLAVDYEIEGDYPAYGNNDDRADDIARRIVHDFMQKVRKHPTYRGAVHTQSVLTITSNVVYGKKTGNTPDGRRAGEPFAPGANPMNGRDEHGYIASAMSVAKLPYDDAEDGISLTNTITPDALGRTPEERVANLAGVLDGFMASDGFHMNVNVLNKATLEDAMEHPENYPQLTIRVSGYAVNFIRLTRDQQLDVINRTFHGSL, encoded by the coding sequence ATGACTGCCACTCCTGCGGAAACGACTGTGAACGGCGGGGCCTGGGACGGCTTCAAGGGCGGGCTGTGGCGGGACGCCATCGACGTCCGCGACTTCGTGCAGCAGAACTACACCCCGTACGAAGGCGACGGATCCTTCCTGGCCGGTCCGACCGAACGCACCACCGGGGTCTGGCAGAAGCTCCTCTCGATATTCCCCACGGAGATCGAGCGCGGCATCTACGACGTCGACGTGAAGACCCCCTCCCGCATCGACGCCTTCGGCCCGGGCTACGTCGACGGCACCGCCGCCGACCACAAGGATTTGATCGTCGGCCTGCAGACCGACGCACCGCTCCGCCGCGCGATCATGCCCAACGGCGGCTGGCGCATGGTCGAGGGCGCCCTCAACGCCTACGGCTACGAGGCCGACCCCGAGGTCCGGGACATTTACACGCACCTGCGCAAGACCCACAACGAAGGCGTCTTCGACGCCTACACGCCCGAGATCCGCGCCTGTCGCTCGTCCGGCATCATCACCGGACTGCCCGACGCCTACGGCCGCGGCCGCATCATCGGCGACTACCGCCGCGTCGCCCTCTACGGAGTCGACCACCTCATCGCCGCCAAGGAGGCCGACAAGGCCGCACTCGGCGAGGAGTGGGCGACCGAGGACGTCATCCGCGGCCGCGAGGAGGTCTCCGAGCAGATCAAGGCGCTCAACGAACTCAAGGCCATGGCGATGTCGTACGGCCACGACATCGCGAAGCCCGCCACCACCGGCCGCGAGGCCGTCCAGTGGCTGTACTTCGCCTACCTCGCCGCCGTGAAGGAGCAGAACGGCGCGGCCATGTCGATCGGCCGCATCGACAACTTCCTCGACATCTACCTGCAGCGCGACATCGAAGCGGGCCGCATCACCGAGGAAGAGGCACAGGAGCTCATCGACGACTTCGTCATCAAGCTCCGCATCGTCCGCTTCCTGCGCACCCCCGAGTACAACGAGGGCTTCTCCGGCGACCCCACCTGGGTCACCTGGTCGATGGCCGGCATCGGCGAGGACGGCCGCCCGCTCGTCTCGCGCACCACCTTCCGCGCCCTGCAGACCCTCTACAACCTCGGCCCCGCCCCCGAGCCGAACCTCACGGTCTTCTGGTCGCAGCGACTGCCCCAGGGCTTCAAGGAGTTCGCCTCCCGGGTCGCCATCGACACCTCGGCCATCCAGTTCGAGTCCGACGAGCTGATGCGCCCCAAGTACGGCGACGACACCGCGATCGCCTGCTGCGTCTCCGCGATGGCCGTCGGCAAGCAGATGCAGTTCTTCGGCGCCCGCGTCAACGTCGCCAAGGCGCTCCTCTACGCGATCAACGGCGGCCGCGACGAGAAGTCCGGCAAGACCGTCGTGCAGGGGTTCACGCCCATCGAGGGCGAGTACCTGGACTACGCGACCGTCGTGAAGCAGTACGACGCCATGCTCGACTGGCTGGCCAAGACGTACGTCCACGCGCTCAACGTCATCCACTACATGCACGACAAGTACGCCTACGAGCGCATCGAGATGGCGCTGCACGACCAGGAGATCCTGCGCACCATGGCGTGCGGCATCGCGGGCCTCTCGGTGGCCGCCGACTCGCTCTCGGCGATCAAGCACGCCAAGGTCAAGGTGGTCCGCGACGAGACGGGCCTCGCCGTCGACTACGAGATCGAGGGCGACTACCCGGCCTACGGCAACAACGACGACCGTGCCGACGACATCGCGCGGCGCATCGTGCACGACTTCATGCAGAAGGTCCGCAAGCACCCCACCTACCGCGGCGCGGTGCACACCCAGTCGGTGCTGACCATCACCTCGAACGTCGTCTACGGCAAGAAGACCGGCAACACCCCCGACGGCCGCCGCGCCGGCGAGCCGTTCGCCCCGGGCGCCAACCCGATGAACGGCCGCGACGAGCACGGCTACATCGCCTCGGCGATGTCGGTCGCCAAGCTGCCCTACGACGACGCCGAGGACGGCATCTCGCTGACCAACACCATCACCCCGGACGCGCTCGGCCGCACCCCCGAGGAGCGGGTCGCGAACCTGGCCGGAGTCCTGGACGGCTTCATGGCGAGCGACGGCTTCCACATGAACGTCAACGTGCTGAACAAGGCGACCCTGGAGGACGCCATGGAGCACCCGGAGAACTACCCGCAGCTGACCATCCGGGTCTCCGGATACGCGGTCAACTTCATCCGGCTCACCCGCGACCAGCAGCTCGACGTCATCAACCGCACCTTCCACGGCTCCCTCTGA